GGGGTGGTGACGGCCTCGTCGTAGGCGTTGGTGTGCAGGCTGTTGCAGTTGTCGTAGATGGCGATGAGGGCCTGGAGGGTGGTGCGGATGTCGTTGAAGTCCATCTCCTGGGCGTGCAGGGAGCGTCCGGAGGTCTGGACGTGGTACTTCAGTTTCTGGCTGCGCTCGTTCGCGCCGTACTTCTCCTTCATCGCGACGGCCCAGACACGGCGGGCGACCCGGCCCAGGACGGAGTACTCGGGGTCCATGCCGTTGGAGAAGAAGAAGGACAGGTTGGGGGCGAAGTCGTCGATGTGCATGCCGCGTGCGAGGTAGGCCTCGACGTAGGTGAAGCCGTTGGCGAGGGTGAAGGCGAGCTGACTGACGGGGTTCGCGCCGGCCTCGGCGATGTGGTAACCGGAGATGGACACCGAGTAGAAGTTGCGGACCTGGTGGGCGATGAACCACTCCTGGACGTCGGCCATCATCCGCAGGCTGAACTCGGTGGAGAACAGACAGGTGTTCTGGCCCTGGTCCTCCTTGAGGATGTCGGCCTGGACCGTGCCGCGGACGTTCGCCAGTGCGTGGGCGCGCAGTTCGGCTGTCTCCTCGGGGGAGGGTTCGCGGCCCTCGCTCGCCCGGAACCGCTCGAGCTGCTGGTCGACGGCGGTGTTGAGGAAGAAGGCGAGGATGGTCGGGGCGGGTCCGTTGATCGTCATGGAGACCGAGGTGGTGGGGGAGACCAGGTCGAAGCCGTCGTAGAGCGCCTTCATGTCGTCCAGGGTGGCCACCGACACGCCGGAGGTGCCGACCTTGCCGTAGATGTCGGGGCGTTCGTCGGGGTCGCGGCCGTAGAGCGTGACCGAGTCGAAGGCGGTGGACAGGCGGGTGGCGGGCTGGCCCTCGGAGAGCAGCTTGAAGCGGCGGTTGGTGCGGAACGGGTCGCCTTCGCCGGCGAACATACGGGCCGGGTCCTCGCCGTCGCGCTTGAAGGGGAACACCCCTGCGGTGAAGGGGAAACGGCCCGGCAGGTTCTCCCGGCGCCAGAACCGCACCAGCTCCCCGTGATCGGTGAACCGGGGCAGCGAGACCCGGGGGATCCTGTTCCCCGACAGGGACTCACGGGTCAGCTTGGTGCGGATCTCCCGGTCCCGCACCGTCACCACCTGCTCGTCCCCGGAGTACGACGCCACCACGGCCGGCCAGTTCGCGAGCTGGTGCGTGATGTCGTGCGGGAGCCGTCCGCGGGCGTCGTCCAGCAGCGACCGTACGTTCCCGGCGTCCGAGCCCGCCTCGACCAGCTCGCCCTCGACCGCCGCCAGGCGCTGCACCCGTCGGGCCGCCTCCGCCAGTTGCCCGGTGGCGGCGTGATAGGCGCGCACCGTGTCGGTGATCTCGGCCAGATAGCGCACCCGCTCGGCGGGCACGACCTGCCGGATGCCGGAGGAGTGACGCACGTCGACCGGCGCCAGCGTGGCCTCGGACAACGGCAGCCCCCGCTCGGCCAGCATGGGCTTCAACTGCTGGTAGAGCGCGGTGACTCCGTCGTCGTTGAAGGTGGCCGCCGAGGTGCCGTACACCGGCATGTCCTCAGGACGCATCCCGAACGCCTCGCGGTTGCGGACCAGTTGGCGGCCCACATCACGCAACGCGTCCTTCGCGCCCCGCCGTTCGAACTTGTTGATCGCCACGACGTCCGCGAAGTCGAGCATGTCGATCTTCTCCAGCTGTGAGGCGGCGCCGAACTCCGGCGTCATCACGTACAGCGAGGTGTCGACGAACGGCACGATCGCCGCGTCGCCCTGGCCGATGCCCGGCGTCTCCACGATCACCAGGTCGAACCCGGCCGCCTTCACCACGTCGATCACGTCGGACAGATGCTCGGGCAGCTCGCGGCTGCCACGGGTGGCCAGGCTCCGGAAGAACACCCGGTTGCCGTCCAGGGAGTTCATCCGGATCCGGTCGCCGAGCAGTGCGCCGCCGCCCCGGCGGCGGGTCGGGTCGACCGCGATCACCGCGATCCGCAGCTTGTCCTGCTGGTCGACCCGGAACCGGCGCACCAGCTCGTCGGTCAGCGACGACTTTCCTGAGCCGCCCGTGCCGGTGATGCCGAGCACCGGCACCGCCCGCGCCGCCGCGGCGGCACGCGTCTGCTCCAGGAACTGAGGGGGCAGCTTGCCCAGTTCGGCCCCGGTGATGGCGCGGGCGATCGCGAACCGGTCGCCCGCGAGGACCGCGGTCACGTCGGCCGGCTTGCCGTCCCAGAGGTCGAAGTCGCAGTCCCGCACCACCGAGTTGACCATCCCGGTCAGGCCCATCCGCTGCCCGTCCTCCGGGGAGAAGATGGTCACCCCGCTGCCGCGCAACCGGGCGATCTCCTCGGGCACGATCACCCCGCCCCCGCCGCCCACCACCCGCACCTGCTCCGCGCCCTGCGCGCGCAGCGACTCGACCAGGTACTCGAAGTACTCCACGTGGCCGCCCTGGTACGACGACACGGCCACACCGTGGGCGTCCTCCTCCAGCGCCGCGTCCACGACCTCCCGCACCGACCGGTTGTGCCCGAGGTGGATCACCTCGGCCCCCTGCGACTGGAAGATCCGCCGCATGATGTTGATCGACGCGTCGTGCCCGTCGAACAGCGCCGAGGCGGTGACCAGACGGACGGGGTGCACGGGACGGTGCAGATCGCTCATGGTGCCTTCCCAGACAGATC
This window of the Streptomyces sp. NBC_01275 genome carries:
- the icmF gene encoding fused isobutyryl-CoA mutase/GTPase IcmF — its product is MSDLHRPVHPVRLVTASALFDGHDASINIMRRIFQSQGAEVIHLGHNRSVREVVDAALEEDAHGVAVSSYQGGHVEYFEYLVESLRAQGAEQVRVVGGGGGVIVPEEIARLRGSGVTIFSPEDGQRMGLTGMVNSVVRDCDFDLWDGKPADVTAVLAGDRFAIARAITGAELGKLPPQFLEQTRAAAAARAVPVLGITGTGGSGKSSLTDELVRRFRVDQQDKLRIAVIAVDPTRRRGGGALLGDRIRMNSLDGNRVFFRSLATRGSRELPEHLSDVIDVVKAAGFDLVIVETPGIGQGDAAIVPFVDTSLYVMTPEFGAASQLEKIDMLDFADVVAINKFERRGAKDALRDVGRQLVRNREAFGMRPEDMPVYGTSAATFNDDGVTALYQQLKPMLAERGLPLSEATLAPVDVRHSSGIRQVVPAERVRYLAEITDTVRAYHAATGQLAEAARRVQRLAAVEGELVEAGSDAGNVRSLLDDARGRLPHDITHQLANWPAVVASYSGDEQVVTVRDREIRTKLTRESLSGNRIPRVSLPRFTDHGELVRFWRRENLPGRFPFTAGVFPFKRDGEDPARMFAGEGDPFRTNRRFKLLSEGQPATRLSTAFDSVTLYGRDPDERPDIYGKVGTSGVSVATLDDMKALYDGFDLVSPTTSVSMTINGPAPTILAFFLNTAVDQQLERFRASEGREPSPEETAELRAHALANVRGTVQADILKEDQGQNTCLFSTEFSLRMMADVQEWFIAHQVRNFYSVSISGYHIAEAGANPVSQLAFTLANGFTYVEAYLARGMHIDDFAPNLSFFFSNGMDPEYSVLGRVARRVWAVAMKEKYGANERSQKLKYHVQTSGRSLHAQEMDFNDIRTTLQALIAIYDNCNSLHTNAYDEAVTTPTEESVRRALAIQLIINREWGLAMNENPLQGSFVIDELTDLVEEAVLQEFERISERGGVLGAMETGYQRGRIQDESMLYEQRKHDGTLPLIGVNTFRNPHADTAEPGVIELARATEEEKHSQLERVHTYQATHHEPAHAALTALKDAALEGRNVFAELMEAARVCSLQQITDAFFEVGGQYRRNV